The following coding sequences lie in one Rutidosis leptorrhynchoides isolate AG116_Rl617_1_P2 chromosome 6, CSIRO_AGI_Rlap_v1, whole genome shotgun sequence genomic window:
- the LOC139854553 gene encoding uncharacterized protein: MHRNMIHNEKPLFIRVFYDRWMKQPNPRFGAVLFLEEVFGPSVCKQTVVTSDDLMSLLTNGWLDMSVITYFTMSLHESMQKLGGNRCAVLNPYEIRGSRCISNMANVMDYLLNVINTHDKDKTFFLAPYYENHHWVLFIIWPHNNTVFVLDSLGLKRKSTNEDNYSIATPIKTILEDIRWIFPKCHQQKEQKGGWECGYYVMRWMHEFIYSQQDDCPQIASIPWDRTDSYEAIDLDNIVALWLSYYWKTCNSWFLVLN, encoded by the exons ATGCATAGAAATATGATACACAATGAGAAACCTCTATTTATTCGTGTTTTCTATGATCGATGGATGAAACAACCGAATCCTAGATTTGGTGCTGTGCTTTTTCTTGAGGAGGTCTTTGGGCCTAGTGTGTGTAAACAAACTGTTGTTACCTCTGATGATCTTATGTCTCTGCTAACAAATGGTTGGCTCGATATGTCAGTAATAACATATTTCACCAT GTCGTTACATGAGAGTATGCAAAAACTGGGTGGAAATAGATGTGCGGTTTTGAACCCGTATGAGATTCGAGGCTCCCGATGTATTAGCAATATGGCAAATGTCATGGATTATCTTTTGAATGTAATCAACACACACGATAAGGATAAAACGTTTTTTCTCGCACCCTACTATGAAAA CCATCATTGGGTCTTATTCATAATATGGCCACACAACAACACGGTATTCGTATTGGATTCGCTTGGGTTAAAAAGGAAGTCAACAAACGAAGACAACTACTCAATTGCAACCCCTATAAAAAC GATTCTTGAAGATATTCGTTGGATCTTTCCTAAG tGCCACCAACAAAAAGAACAAAAAGGAGGTTGGGAGTGTGGTTACTACGTAATGCGGTGGATGCACGAGTTCATCTATTCTCAACAAGATGATTGTCCGCAAATTGCAAGT ATCCCTTGGGACCGTACAGACTCATACGAAGCGATAGATTTGGACAATATTGTTGCTTTGTGGCTATCATATTATTGGAAGACTTGTAATAGTTGGTTTTTGGTT CTTAATTAG
- the LOC139852575 gene encoding uncharacterized protein, producing the protein MDNTMMRTGIRGYKNEYQIQVSDKDFETSKQDCLPETLVMESSSIRKLQVSDFCSKKLFLQQMFCLTKMIPMQVMTREEKYLRQCLELIHLSAMRANSSKVNVLSDRLRTRVVGGGNSVISGSSIEEDPIVGSITGSTSMINLLNNPLLQLDSSNDEIEINFAKRSAVEVTESSSIGSSHDILKKRVVVEDQNFRCDPVHKRLVSFSSTNSMFSDPSSSCSSSSSSSSSSSSSAYRQGMLHCSWNNGYPRYVLSVEDEKEVYATKLSKIESDYFYTFYSKSRNRENEINDEESDIVGRMRVSTSFVACPLDMEIMETQFILCGTSHHTDGGIHTMNQTVKKSNGLSKKVSNIFRGNHNRQKSASIFDGSVSIQENSLESIDEGDFELAAIIVKDHIPHTKKKVEVGGWGLKFLKEGGYNRNSASLVTQSVHCEPCAQNTSYHHSSMDVVVPAGIHGGPKMKNGGPSSLVERWRNGGACDCGGWDIGCPLTVLNAGPNNKDVVYKDGVFGKSSSFDLYKQGCKQSLPVLEMMNLRDGLYCIHYESSLSALQSFSIAVAIIHSHSPSLKPKVYRS; encoded by the exons ATGGATAATACAATGATGCGTACTGGAATTCGTGGCTACAAAAACGAATATCAGATACAGGTATCAGACAAGGATTTTGAAACATCAAAACAAGATTGCTTGCCTGAAACATTGGTAATGGAGTCTTCAAGCATTAGAAAGTTACAAGTTAGTGATTTTTGCTCAAAAAAGCTGTTTCTTCAACAAATGTTTTGCTTAACGAAAATGATCCCGATGCAAGTTATGACTCGGGAGGAAAAATACCTTCGCCAATGCCTCGAATTAATTCATTTGAGTGCCATGCGAGCAAATTCATCAAAGGTCAACGTTTTGTCTGATAGACTTCGTACCAGAGTAGTTGGTGGTGGAAATTCGGTCATAAGCGGGTCGTCTATCGAGGAGGATCCGATTGTTGGTTCAATCACAGGAAGCACAAGTATGATAAATCTTTTGAACAACCCTTTACTACAATTAGATTCTTCTAATGACGAAATTGAAATAAATTTTGCAAAACGGAGTGCGGTAGAGGTTACAGAATCTTCATCTATTGGTTCATCACATGACATATTAAAGAAAAGGGTGGTGGTTGAAGATCAAAATTTCCGTTGTGATCCCGTGCACAAAAGGCTCGTTTCATTCTCAAGCACAAACTCTATGTTCTCCGATCCTTCGTCTTCTTGTTCTTCATCGTCTTCATCTTCTTCGTCATCATCTTCAAGTGCATATCGTCAAGGAATGCTTCATTGCTCATGGAACAATGGATATCCGCGTTACGTTTTGTCTGTAGAGGATGAAAAGGAAGTTTATGCAacaaaattatccaaaatagagtCGGATTATTTTTACACATTTTATTCCAAATCTCGAAATAGGGAAAATGAAATTAACGATGAAGAGTCGGATATTGTGGGTAGAATGAGAGTGTCGACCTCGTTTGTTGCTTGTCCACTTGATATGGAGATTATGGAGACTCAGTTTATTTTATGCGGGACCAGTCATCATACTGACGGGGGTATTCATACTATGAATCAGACGGTTAAGAAGAGCAACGGGTTATCAAAAAAGGTGTCGAACATCTTTAGAGGAAACCATAATAGACAAAAGAGTGCCTCTATATTTGATGGGTCCGTTTCAATACAAGAAAACTCGTTAGAGTCAATCGATGAAGGAGATTTTGAGTTGGCTGCTATTATTGTGAAAGATCATATTCCCCACACTAAGAAGAAGGTAGAAGTTGGAGGGTGGGGATTGAAATTTCTTAAAGAAGGGGGTTATAATCGAAACTCCGCATCTCTAGTGACACAATCAGTACATTGTGAACCTTGTGCCCAAAATACGAGTTATCATCATTCAAGTATGGATGTTGTTGTACCAGCAGGTATTCATGGTGGGCCCAAAATGAAAAATGGAGGCCCGTCTAGCCTTGTTGAACGATGGAGGAATGGCGGTGCTTGTGACTGCGGTGGCTGGGATATTGGTTGCCCGTTAACAGTACTTAATGCTGGGCCAAATAACAAAGACGTTGTATACAAAGATGGTGTGTTTGGAAAGAGCAGTTCGTTTGATTTATATAAACAG GGTTGTAAGCAAAGTCTACCAGTTTTAGAAATGATGAACTTGCGTGATGGTTTATACTGTATTCATTACGAATCAAGCCTGTCTGCTTTGCAGTCTTTTTCGATCGCTGTGGCAATAATTCATAGTCACAGTCCTTCACTCAAACCGAAAGTATATAGAAGTTGA